In a genomic window of Gossypium arboreum isolate Shixiya-1 chromosome 7, ASM2569848v2, whole genome shotgun sequence:
- the LOC108450597 gene encoding nuclear poly(A) polymerase 4-like isoform X3, which produces METQSPNGSLQKQSLPPKNYGITKPISLAGPSEADIQRNTELEKFLIESGLYESKEEAAKREEVLGHISEIVKSWVKQLTRQRGYTDQMVEEANAVIFTFGSYRLGVHGPGADIDTLCVGPSYVNREEDFFIILHDILAEMEEVTELQPVPDAHVPVMRFKFQGISIDLLYASISLLVVPDDLDISRESVLHNVDEQTVRSLNGCRVADQILKLVPNVEHFRMTLRCLKFWAKRRGVYSNVTGFLGGVNWALLVARVCQLYPNAVPSMLVSRFFRVYTQWRWPNPVMLCSIEEDELGFPVWDPRKNPRDRFHHMPIITPAYPCMNSSYNVSLSTLRVMMEQFQFGNRICEEIDLNKAQWSALFEPHLFFEAYKNYLQVDIVSADADDLLAWKGWVESRLRQLTLKIERDTNGMLQCHPYPNEYVDTSKQFPHCAFFMGLQRKEGVSGLEGQQFDIRGTVDEFRQEISMYMYWKPGMDIYVSHVRRRQLPVFVFPDGYRRPRSLRHPSQQTGKTCEDVTRSHSGSTERQIKRKRDDETVDEKLNKPEKRASISPLRMESVSPDIITSKSGGTSHNSNGQAVKVEHRGTGDLDSLRGQTSLDVDDSSVVRSVESAEQIGLPFRQELLSPCEVSDFETREACKAGLNQEKTADSTSAFINDPEIGSSRRILNWKGVGAEVDREVVKACNQTAAVEIAESVFGSSSNAQNLNCKGSVCGADLDSLLEKGHLNASAVFQNSLSEELKPSISVGKVVNSQDGARSETLQKPVMSRLSLKSTA; this is translated from the exons ATGGAGACTCAGAGCCCTAACGGATCTTTGCAGAAACAATCACTGCCTCCGAAGAATTATGGAATCACGAAACCAATATCACTCGCGGGGCCTAGTGAGGCTGATATTCAGCGGAATACGGAATTAGAGAAG TTTCTGATAGAGTCGGGGCTTTACGAGAGCAAAGAGGAGGCTGCGAAAAGAGAGGAGGTTCTTGGCCATATCTCTGAG ATTGTAAAAAGTTGGGTAAAGCAATTAACTCGTCAAAGAGGCTACACTGATCAGATGGTGGAGGAAGCAAATGCTGTCATTTTCACTTTTGGATCATACCGTTTAGGG GTGCATGGACCTGGGGCTGACATAGACACTTTGTGTGTTGGGCCATCTTATGTGAACCGAGAG GAAgatttcttcatcattttgcatGATATTTTGGCTGAGATGGAAGAAGTCACTGAACTTCAACCTGTTCCAGATGCTCATGTCCCAGTAATGAGGTTCAAGTTCCAAGGGATATCTATTGATCTTCTTTATGCAAGTATATCTCTTTTGGTCGTTCCAGAT GACCTTGACATCTCACGTGAATCCGTGCTGCATAATGTTGATGAGCAAACTGTTCGAAGTCTTAATGGGTGCAGGGTTGCTGATCAAATCCTTAAACTTGTCCCAAATGTCGAG CACTTCCGCATGACACTTAGATGTTTGAAGTTCTGGGCAAAGAGGCGTGGAGTTTATTCTAAT GTTACTGGATTCCTAGGAGGTGTAAATTGGGCTCTTCTAGTTGCTCGTGTGTGCCAACTTTATCCCAATGCAGTACCTAGCATGCTGGTTTCTCGATTTTTCAGAGTGTATACTCAATGGAGGTGGCCAAACCCTGTTATGTTGTGTTCAATTGAAGAGGATGAACTTGGCTTTCCAGTCTGGGATCCGCGCAAGAATCCTCGGGACCGTTTCCATCATATGCCAATAATTACTCCTGCATATCCTTGCATGAATTCCAGTTACAATGTCTCTTTAAGTACACTTCGTGTTATGATGGAACAGTTCCAATTTGGTAATAGAATATGTGAG GAGATTGATCTAAACAAAGCTCAATGGAGTGCTTTGTTTGAGCCTCATCTTTTCTTTGAGGCATACAAAAACTATCTACAAGTTGACATAGTTTCGGCAGATGCTGATGACTTACTGGCATGGAAAGGCTGGGTAGAGTCTCGGCTTAGACAGCTAACCTTGAAG ATAGAGCGGGACACAAATGGAATGTTGCAGTGTCACCCTTACCCAAACGAGTATGTTGATACATCCAAGCAGTTCCCACATTGTGCTTTTTTCATGGGTTTGCAGAGGAAAGAGGGAGTGAGTGGTCTAGAAGGTCAACAATTTGACATACGTGGAACAGTTGATGAGTTCAGACAAGAGATAAGCATGTACATGTACTGGAAACCAGGAATGGATATTTATGTTTCTCATGTTCGTAGGAGGCAGCTCCCAGTGTTTGTTTTCCCTGATGGATATAGACGGCCTCGATCATTGAGGCATCCAAGCCAGCAGACTGGAAAAACTTGTGAAGATGTCACGAGGTCCCACTCAGGCTCTACGGAAAGACAAATTAAGAGAAAACGTGATGATGAGACAGTTGATGAAAAATTGAACAAGCCTGAGAAGCGAGCCTCAATTAGCCCCCTGAGAATGGAGTCGGTTTCTCCAGATATTATTACAAGCAAGTCTGGTGGAACATCTCATAATAGCAATGGTCAAGCAGTTAAAGTAGAGCATCGAGGAACTGGGGATCTTGATAGCTTACGAGGGCAGACTTCTTTAGACGTAGATGATTCATCAGTAGTTAGAAGTGTAGAGTCAGCTGAGCAGATAGGCTTACCGTTTAGGCAGGAGTTGCTTTCTCCATGTGAAGTTTCTGATTTTGAAACAAGAGAAGCATGCAAGGCTGGCTTGAATCAAGAGAAAACTGCAGATTCGACATCAGCTTTCATCAATGATCCTGAAATTGGATCTTCTAGGAGAATTTTGAACTGGAAAGGAGTGGGTGCCGAGGTCGATCGAGAGGTGGTCAAAGCATGTAATCAAACAGCAGCGGTAGAAATTGCTGAAAGTGTATTTGGGTCAAGTTCCAATGCGCAGAACCTCAATTGCAAG GGCAGTGTCTGCGGTGCTGATTTGGATTCGCTTCTGGAAAAAGGACACCTGAATGCTAGTGCTGTTTTCCAAAACAGCTTGTCTGAAGAATTAAAG CCAAGTATCTCAGTTGGAAAGGTTGTAAATTCACAAGATGGAGCTAGGTCAGAAACTTTGCAGAAGCCAGTGATGAG CAGGTTGAGTTTGAAGTCAACGGCATAA
- the LOC108450597 gene encoding nuclear poly(A) polymerase 4-like isoform X8: METQSPNGSLQKQSLPPKNYGITKPISLAGPSEADIQRNTELEKFLIESGLYESKEEAAKREEVLGHISEIVKSWVKQLTRQRGYTDQMVEEANAVIFTFGSYRLGVHGPGADIDTLCVGPSYVNREEDFFIILHDILAEMEEVTELQPVPDAHVPVMRFKFQGISIDLLYASISLLVVPDDLDISRESVLHNVDEQTVRSLNGCRVADQILKLVPNVEHFRMTLRCLKFWAKRRGVYSNVTGFLGGVNWALLVARVCQLYPNAVPSMLVSRFFRVYTQWRWPNPVMLCSIEEDELGFPVWDPRKNPRDRFHHMPIITPAYPCMNSSYNVSLSTLRVMMEQFQFGNRICEEIDLNKAQWSALFEPHLFFEAYKNYLQVDIVSADADDLLAWKGWVESRLRQLTLKIERDTNGMLQCHPYPNEYVDTSKQFPHCAFFMGLQRKEGVSGLEGQQFDIRGTVDEFRQEISMYMYWKPGMDIYVSHVRRRQLPVFVFPDGYRRPRSLRHPSQQTGKTCEDVTRSHSGSTERQIKRKRDDETVDEKLNKPEKRASISPLRMESVSPDIITSKSGGTSHNSNGQAVKVEHRGTGDLDSLRGQTSLDVDDSSVVRSVESAEQIGLPFRQELLSPCEVSDFETREACKAGLNQEKTADSTSAFINDPEIGSSRRILNWKGVGAEVDREVVKACNQTAAVEIAESVFGSSSNAQNLNCKGSVCGADLDSLLEKGHLNASAVFQNSLSEELKPSISVGKVVNSQDGARLSLKSTA; this comes from the exons ATGGAGACTCAGAGCCCTAACGGATCTTTGCAGAAACAATCACTGCCTCCGAAGAATTATGGAATCACGAAACCAATATCACTCGCGGGGCCTAGTGAGGCTGATATTCAGCGGAATACGGAATTAGAGAAG TTTCTGATAGAGTCGGGGCTTTACGAGAGCAAAGAGGAGGCTGCGAAAAGAGAGGAGGTTCTTGGCCATATCTCTGAG ATTGTAAAAAGTTGGGTAAAGCAATTAACTCGTCAAAGAGGCTACACTGATCAGATGGTGGAGGAAGCAAATGCTGTCATTTTCACTTTTGGATCATACCGTTTAGGG GTGCATGGACCTGGGGCTGACATAGACACTTTGTGTGTTGGGCCATCTTATGTGAACCGAGAG GAAgatttcttcatcattttgcatGATATTTTGGCTGAGATGGAAGAAGTCACTGAACTTCAACCTGTTCCAGATGCTCATGTCCCAGTAATGAGGTTCAAGTTCCAAGGGATATCTATTGATCTTCTTTATGCAAGTATATCTCTTTTGGTCGTTCCAGAT GACCTTGACATCTCACGTGAATCCGTGCTGCATAATGTTGATGAGCAAACTGTTCGAAGTCTTAATGGGTGCAGGGTTGCTGATCAAATCCTTAAACTTGTCCCAAATGTCGAG CACTTCCGCATGACACTTAGATGTTTGAAGTTCTGGGCAAAGAGGCGTGGAGTTTATTCTAAT GTTACTGGATTCCTAGGAGGTGTAAATTGGGCTCTTCTAGTTGCTCGTGTGTGCCAACTTTATCCCAATGCAGTACCTAGCATGCTGGTTTCTCGATTTTTCAGAGTGTATACTCAATGGAGGTGGCCAAACCCTGTTATGTTGTGTTCAATTGAAGAGGATGAACTTGGCTTTCCAGTCTGGGATCCGCGCAAGAATCCTCGGGACCGTTTCCATCATATGCCAATAATTACTCCTGCATATCCTTGCATGAATTCCAGTTACAATGTCTCTTTAAGTACACTTCGTGTTATGATGGAACAGTTCCAATTTGGTAATAGAATATGTGAG GAGATTGATCTAAACAAAGCTCAATGGAGTGCTTTGTTTGAGCCTCATCTTTTCTTTGAGGCATACAAAAACTATCTACAAGTTGACATAGTTTCGGCAGATGCTGATGACTTACTGGCATGGAAAGGCTGGGTAGAGTCTCGGCTTAGACAGCTAACCTTGAAG ATAGAGCGGGACACAAATGGAATGTTGCAGTGTCACCCTTACCCAAACGAGTATGTTGATACATCCAAGCAGTTCCCACATTGTGCTTTTTTCATGGGTTTGCAGAGGAAAGAGGGAGTGAGTGGTCTAGAAGGTCAACAATTTGACATACGTGGAACAGTTGATGAGTTCAGACAAGAGATAAGCATGTACATGTACTGGAAACCAGGAATGGATATTTATGTTTCTCATGTTCGTAGGAGGCAGCTCCCAGTGTTTGTTTTCCCTGATGGATATAGACGGCCTCGATCATTGAGGCATCCAAGCCAGCAGACTGGAAAAACTTGTGAAGATGTCACGAGGTCCCACTCAGGCTCTACGGAAAGACAAATTAAGAGAAAACGTGATGATGAGACAGTTGATGAAAAATTGAACAAGCCTGAGAAGCGAGCCTCAATTAGCCCCCTGAGAATGGAGTCGGTTTCTCCAGATATTATTACAAGCAAGTCTGGTGGAACATCTCATAATAGCAATGGTCAAGCAGTTAAAGTAGAGCATCGAGGAACTGGGGATCTTGATAGCTTACGAGGGCAGACTTCTTTAGACGTAGATGATTCATCAGTAGTTAGAAGTGTAGAGTCAGCTGAGCAGATAGGCTTACCGTTTAGGCAGGAGTTGCTTTCTCCATGTGAAGTTTCTGATTTTGAAACAAGAGAAGCATGCAAGGCTGGCTTGAATCAAGAGAAAACTGCAGATTCGACATCAGCTTTCATCAATGATCCTGAAATTGGATCTTCTAGGAGAATTTTGAACTGGAAAGGAGTGGGTGCCGAGGTCGATCGAGAGGTGGTCAAAGCATGTAATCAAACAGCAGCGGTAGAAATTGCTGAAAGTGTATTTGGGTCAAGTTCCAATGCGCAGAACCTCAATTGCAAG GGCAGTGTCTGCGGTGCTGATTTGGATTCGCTTCTGGAAAAAGGACACCTGAATGCTAGTGCTGTTTTCCAAAACAGCTTGTCTGAAGAATTAAAG CCAAGTATCTCAGTTGGAAAGGTTGTAAATTCACAAGATGGAGCTAG GTTGAGTTTGAAGTCAACGGCATAA
- the LOC108450597 gene encoding nuclear poly(A) polymerase 4-like isoform X4 has translation METQSPNGSLQKQSLPPKNYGITKPISLAGPSEADIQRNTELEKFLIESGLYESKEEAAKREEVLGHISEIVKSWVKQLTRQRGYTDQMVEEANAVIFTFGSYRLGVHGPGADIDTLCVGPSYVNREEDFFIILHDILAEMEEVTELQPVPDAHVPVMRFKFQGISIDLLYASISLLVVPDDLDISRESVLHNVDEQTVRSLNGCRVADQILKLVPNVEHFRMTLRCLKFWAKRRGVYSNVTGFLGGVNWALLVARVCQLYPNAVPSMLVSRFFRVYTQWRWPNPVMLCSIEEDELGFPVWDPRKNPRDRFHHMPIITPAYPCMNSSYNVSLSTLRVMMEQFQFGNRICEEIDLNKAQWSALFEPHLFFEAYKNYLQVDIVSADADDLLAWKGWVESRLRQLTLKIERDTNGMLQCHPYPNEYVDTSKQFPHCAFFMGLQRKEGVSGLEGQQFDIRGTVDEFRQEISMYMYWKPGMDIYVSHVRRRQLPVFVFPDGYRRPRSLRHPSQQTGKTCEDVTRSHSGSTERQIKRKRDDETVDEKLNKPEKRASISPLRMESVSPDIITSKSGGTSHNSNGQAVKVEHRGTGDLDSLRGQTSLDVDDSSVVRSVESAEQIGLPFRQELLSPCEVSDFETREACKAGLNQEKTADSTSAFINDPEIGSSRRILNWKGVGAEVDREVVKACNQTAAVEIAESVFGSSSNAQNLNCKGSVCGADLDSLLEKGHLNASAVFQNSLSEELKPSISVGKVVNSQDGARSETLQKPVMRLSLKSTA, from the exons ATGGAGACTCAGAGCCCTAACGGATCTTTGCAGAAACAATCACTGCCTCCGAAGAATTATGGAATCACGAAACCAATATCACTCGCGGGGCCTAGTGAGGCTGATATTCAGCGGAATACGGAATTAGAGAAG TTTCTGATAGAGTCGGGGCTTTACGAGAGCAAAGAGGAGGCTGCGAAAAGAGAGGAGGTTCTTGGCCATATCTCTGAG ATTGTAAAAAGTTGGGTAAAGCAATTAACTCGTCAAAGAGGCTACACTGATCAGATGGTGGAGGAAGCAAATGCTGTCATTTTCACTTTTGGATCATACCGTTTAGGG GTGCATGGACCTGGGGCTGACATAGACACTTTGTGTGTTGGGCCATCTTATGTGAACCGAGAG GAAgatttcttcatcattttgcatGATATTTTGGCTGAGATGGAAGAAGTCACTGAACTTCAACCTGTTCCAGATGCTCATGTCCCAGTAATGAGGTTCAAGTTCCAAGGGATATCTATTGATCTTCTTTATGCAAGTATATCTCTTTTGGTCGTTCCAGAT GACCTTGACATCTCACGTGAATCCGTGCTGCATAATGTTGATGAGCAAACTGTTCGAAGTCTTAATGGGTGCAGGGTTGCTGATCAAATCCTTAAACTTGTCCCAAATGTCGAG CACTTCCGCATGACACTTAGATGTTTGAAGTTCTGGGCAAAGAGGCGTGGAGTTTATTCTAAT GTTACTGGATTCCTAGGAGGTGTAAATTGGGCTCTTCTAGTTGCTCGTGTGTGCCAACTTTATCCCAATGCAGTACCTAGCATGCTGGTTTCTCGATTTTTCAGAGTGTATACTCAATGGAGGTGGCCAAACCCTGTTATGTTGTGTTCAATTGAAGAGGATGAACTTGGCTTTCCAGTCTGGGATCCGCGCAAGAATCCTCGGGACCGTTTCCATCATATGCCAATAATTACTCCTGCATATCCTTGCATGAATTCCAGTTACAATGTCTCTTTAAGTACACTTCGTGTTATGATGGAACAGTTCCAATTTGGTAATAGAATATGTGAG GAGATTGATCTAAACAAAGCTCAATGGAGTGCTTTGTTTGAGCCTCATCTTTTCTTTGAGGCATACAAAAACTATCTACAAGTTGACATAGTTTCGGCAGATGCTGATGACTTACTGGCATGGAAAGGCTGGGTAGAGTCTCGGCTTAGACAGCTAACCTTGAAG ATAGAGCGGGACACAAATGGAATGTTGCAGTGTCACCCTTACCCAAACGAGTATGTTGATACATCCAAGCAGTTCCCACATTGTGCTTTTTTCATGGGTTTGCAGAGGAAAGAGGGAGTGAGTGGTCTAGAAGGTCAACAATTTGACATACGTGGAACAGTTGATGAGTTCAGACAAGAGATAAGCATGTACATGTACTGGAAACCAGGAATGGATATTTATGTTTCTCATGTTCGTAGGAGGCAGCTCCCAGTGTTTGTTTTCCCTGATGGATATAGACGGCCTCGATCATTGAGGCATCCAAGCCAGCAGACTGGAAAAACTTGTGAAGATGTCACGAGGTCCCACTCAGGCTCTACGGAAAGACAAATTAAGAGAAAACGTGATGATGAGACAGTTGATGAAAAATTGAACAAGCCTGAGAAGCGAGCCTCAATTAGCCCCCTGAGAATGGAGTCGGTTTCTCCAGATATTATTACAAGCAAGTCTGGTGGAACATCTCATAATAGCAATGGTCAAGCAGTTAAAGTAGAGCATCGAGGAACTGGGGATCTTGATAGCTTACGAGGGCAGACTTCTTTAGACGTAGATGATTCATCAGTAGTTAGAAGTGTAGAGTCAGCTGAGCAGATAGGCTTACCGTTTAGGCAGGAGTTGCTTTCTCCATGTGAAGTTTCTGATTTTGAAACAAGAGAAGCATGCAAGGCTGGCTTGAATCAAGAGAAAACTGCAGATTCGACATCAGCTTTCATCAATGATCCTGAAATTGGATCTTCTAGGAGAATTTTGAACTGGAAAGGAGTGGGTGCCGAGGTCGATCGAGAGGTGGTCAAAGCATGTAATCAAACAGCAGCGGTAGAAATTGCTGAAAGTGTATTTGGGTCAAGTTCCAATGCGCAGAACCTCAATTGCAAG GGCAGTGTCTGCGGTGCTGATTTGGATTCGCTTCTGGAAAAAGGACACCTGAATGCTAGTGCTGTTTTCCAAAACAGCTTGTCTGAAGAATTAAAG CCAAGTATCTCAGTTGGAAAGGTTGTAAATTCACAAGATGGAGCTAGGTCAGAAACTTTGCAGAAGCCAGTGATGAG GTTGAGTTTGAAGTCAACGGCATAA
- the LOC108450597 gene encoding nuclear poly(A) polymerase 4-like isoform X1, with the protein METQSPNGSLQKQSLPPKNYGITKPISLAGPSEADIQRNTELEKFLIESGLYESKEEAAKREEVLGHISEIVKSWVKQLTRQRGYTDQMVEEANAVIFTFGSYRLGVHGPGADIDTLCVGPSYVNREEDFFIILHDILAEMEEVTELQPVPDAHVPVMRFKFQGISIDLLYASISLLVVPDDLDISRESVLHNVDEQTVRSLNGCRVADQILKLVPNVEHFRMTLRCLKFWAKRRGVYSNVTGFLGGVNWALLVARVCQLYPNAVPSMLVSRFFRVYTQWRWPNPVMLCSIEEDELGFPVWDPRKNPRDRFHHMPIITPAYPCMNSSYNVSLSTLRVMMEQFQFGNRICEEIDLNKAQWSALFEPHLFFEAYKNYLQVDIVSADADDLLAWKGWVESRLRQLTLKIERDTNGMLQCHPYPNEYVDTSKQFPHCAFFMGLQRKEGVSGLEGQQFDIRGTVDEFRQEISMYMYWKPGMDIYVSHVRRRQLPVFVFPDGYRRPRSLRHPSQQTGKTCEDVTRSHSGSTERQIKRKRDDETVDEKLNKPEKRASISPLRMESVSPDIITSKSGGTSHNSNGQAVKVEHRGTGDLDSLRGQTSLDVDDSSVVRSVESAEQIGLPFRQELLSPCEVSDFETREACKAGLNQEKTADSTSAFINDPEIGSSRRILNWKGVGAEVDREVVKACNQTAAVEIAESVFGSSSNAQNLNCKGSLQGSVCGADLDSLLEKGHLNASAVFQNSLSEELKPSISVGKVVNSQDGARSETLQKPVMSRLSLKSTA; encoded by the exons ATGGAGACTCAGAGCCCTAACGGATCTTTGCAGAAACAATCACTGCCTCCGAAGAATTATGGAATCACGAAACCAATATCACTCGCGGGGCCTAGTGAGGCTGATATTCAGCGGAATACGGAATTAGAGAAG TTTCTGATAGAGTCGGGGCTTTACGAGAGCAAAGAGGAGGCTGCGAAAAGAGAGGAGGTTCTTGGCCATATCTCTGAG ATTGTAAAAAGTTGGGTAAAGCAATTAACTCGTCAAAGAGGCTACACTGATCAGATGGTGGAGGAAGCAAATGCTGTCATTTTCACTTTTGGATCATACCGTTTAGGG GTGCATGGACCTGGGGCTGACATAGACACTTTGTGTGTTGGGCCATCTTATGTGAACCGAGAG GAAgatttcttcatcattttgcatGATATTTTGGCTGAGATGGAAGAAGTCACTGAACTTCAACCTGTTCCAGATGCTCATGTCCCAGTAATGAGGTTCAAGTTCCAAGGGATATCTATTGATCTTCTTTATGCAAGTATATCTCTTTTGGTCGTTCCAGAT GACCTTGACATCTCACGTGAATCCGTGCTGCATAATGTTGATGAGCAAACTGTTCGAAGTCTTAATGGGTGCAGGGTTGCTGATCAAATCCTTAAACTTGTCCCAAATGTCGAG CACTTCCGCATGACACTTAGATGTTTGAAGTTCTGGGCAAAGAGGCGTGGAGTTTATTCTAAT GTTACTGGATTCCTAGGAGGTGTAAATTGGGCTCTTCTAGTTGCTCGTGTGTGCCAACTTTATCCCAATGCAGTACCTAGCATGCTGGTTTCTCGATTTTTCAGAGTGTATACTCAATGGAGGTGGCCAAACCCTGTTATGTTGTGTTCAATTGAAGAGGATGAACTTGGCTTTCCAGTCTGGGATCCGCGCAAGAATCCTCGGGACCGTTTCCATCATATGCCAATAATTACTCCTGCATATCCTTGCATGAATTCCAGTTACAATGTCTCTTTAAGTACACTTCGTGTTATGATGGAACAGTTCCAATTTGGTAATAGAATATGTGAG GAGATTGATCTAAACAAAGCTCAATGGAGTGCTTTGTTTGAGCCTCATCTTTTCTTTGAGGCATACAAAAACTATCTACAAGTTGACATAGTTTCGGCAGATGCTGATGACTTACTGGCATGGAAAGGCTGGGTAGAGTCTCGGCTTAGACAGCTAACCTTGAAG ATAGAGCGGGACACAAATGGAATGTTGCAGTGTCACCCTTACCCAAACGAGTATGTTGATACATCCAAGCAGTTCCCACATTGTGCTTTTTTCATGGGTTTGCAGAGGAAAGAGGGAGTGAGTGGTCTAGAAGGTCAACAATTTGACATACGTGGAACAGTTGATGAGTTCAGACAAGAGATAAGCATGTACATGTACTGGAAACCAGGAATGGATATTTATGTTTCTCATGTTCGTAGGAGGCAGCTCCCAGTGTTTGTTTTCCCTGATGGATATAGACGGCCTCGATCATTGAGGCATCCAAGCCAGCAGACTGGAAAAACTTGTGAAGATGTCACGAGGTCCCACTCAGGCTCTACGGAAAGACAAATTAAGAGAAAACGTGATGATGAGACAGTTGATGAAAAATTGAACAAGCCTGAGAAGCGAGCCTCAATTAGCCCCCTGAGAATGGAGTCGGTTTCTCCAGATATTATTACAAGCAAGTCTGGTGGAACATCTCATAATAGCAATGGTCAAGCAGTTAAAGTAGAGCATCGAGGAACTGGGGATCTTGATAGCTTACGAGGGCAGACTTCTTTAGACGTAGATGATTCATCAGTAGTTAGAAGTGTAGAGTCAGCTGAGCAGATAGGCTTACCGTTTAGGCAGGAGTTGCTTTCTCCATGTGAAGTTTCTGATTTTGAAACAAGAGAAGCATGCAAGGCTGGCTTGAATCAAGAGAAAACTGCAGATTCGACATCAGCTTTCATCAATGATCCTGAAATTGGATCTTCTAGGAGAATTTTGAACTGGAAAGGAGTGGGTGCCGAGGTCGATCGAGAGGTGGTCAAAGCATGTAATCAAACAGCAGCGGTAGAAATTGCTGAAAGTGTATTTGGGTCAAGTTCCAATGCGCAGAACCTCAATTGCAAG GGGTCTTTGCAGGGCAGTGTCTGCGGTGCTGATTTGGATTCGCTTCTGGAAAAAGGACACCTGAATGCTAGTGCTGTTTTCCAAAACAGCTTGTCTGAAGAATTAAAG CCAAGTATCTCAGTTGGAAAGGTTGTAAATTCACAAGATGGAGCTAGGTCAGAAACTTTGCAGAAGCCAGTGATGAG CAGGTTGAGTTTGAAGTCAACGGCATAA